The following are encoded in a window of Rutidosis leptorrhynchoides isolate AG116_Rl617_1_P2 unplaced genomic scaffold, CSIRO_AGI_Rlap_v1 contig88, whole genome shotgun sequence genomic DNA:
- the LOC139885228 gene encoding putative disease resistance RPP13-like protein 1, whose amino-acid sequence MVFAEIFLGAFFQVLFDRLAPRARDLWNLASHEGLEKKLEKLNNVLLTIQSVLVDAEQKQLTNNAVKEWLHDLRHLSYDAEDVLDEFSTESLKRKVISQRQAGTSKIKKLIPARLTPNGLVFRQEMGSKIKKITDRLNDVSNRRNMLGLQNSEGVASGFTDYWQRTPTTSLPDNRFYGRDDDKKNIIDLLLAVKDFFQIKAWVCISIEFDVLRITKAILEEITLESCDLKELNPIQRKLEEVLALKTFLIILDDVWNKNHALWDALKRPFMAGAQGSKLQHLSAEDCWSIFKKHAFENEGLTVKFILEKVIDKCRGLPLAARTLGGLLRSKHVDEWEHILNSSIWSLPEGENDIFPVLRLSYHYLPPELKRCFAYCAIFPQDYEFTESELVRLWMAEGFIEHGEMEETGGKYFRELVSRSFFQLFSNDDSKYVMHDLIHELGQWAAGETCFRKEDHVEEPNECQRITRARHSSYNRGERVGIKKFKAFHEGKCLRSFLPLPINPSLSGYHISELPDSIGDLKHLRYLDLSYTLIGSLPESTSSLYNLQSFILRDCSCLKKLPSRICNLINLRHLEIMHVELVSELINFKSLRGSLSISNLETVTDAGDARDAHLNEKQSLNDLVLKWNSNFDISRDAANEKIVLDMLRPNEKLEELSIKYYAGVEFPLWLGDISFSNIKSISLENCENATCLPPLGKLSHLK is encoded by the exons ATGGTGTTTGCTGAGATTTTCCTTGGTGCATTCTTTCAAGTTCTCTTTGACAGGTTGGCCCCTCGAGCTCGAGATCTATGGAACCTTGCAAGTCATGAAGGACTCGAGAAGAAATTGGAGAAGCTGAATAACGTGCTATTGACGATTCAGTCAGTCCTCGTTGATGCAGAGCAGAAACAACTGACAAATAACGCTGTCAAAGAGTGGTTGCACGATCTCCGACACTTGTCTTATGATGCAGAGGATGTACTCGATGAGTTCTCTACTGAATCTTTGAAGCGGAAGGTGATTTCTCAAAGACAAGCTGGCACGAGTAAGATCAAGAAACTCATCCCTGCTCGTTTGACTCCAAATGGACTCGTGTTCAGGCAAGAAATGGGTTCTAAGATAAAAAAGATCACCGACCGATTGAATGATGTCTCTAACAGAAGAAATATGCTTGGTCTGCAGAACAGTGAAGGGGTGGCTTCTGGATTTACTGACTATTGGCAAAGAACTCCGACAACTTCTTTGCCGGACAATCGTTTCTACGGAAGAGATGATGATAAGAAGAATATTATTGATCTGTTGCTGGCAG TGAAAGACTTCTTTCAAATAAAAGCATGGGTATGTATCTCGATCGAATTTGATGTTTTGAGAATAACAAAAGCTATTCTCGAAGAAATCACCTTGGAGTCATGCGATTTGAAGGAGTTGAATCCAATTCAACGGAAACTAGAAGAAGTTCTAGCTCTAAAAACATTTTTGATTATCCTGGATGATGTGTGGAACAAGAACCATGCTTTATGGGATGCTTTAAAACGTCCCTTTATGGCTGGAGCACAAGGAAGTAAA CTTCAACATCTATCAGCTGAGGATTGTTGGTCTATCTTTAAGAAGCATGCATTTGAGAATGAAGGTTTAACTGTGAAATTTATTCTTGAGAAGGTCATTGATAAATGTCGAGGTTTGCCTTTGGCAGCTAGAACTCTTGGCGGTTTACTACGATCCAAACATGTGGATGAATGGGAGCATATTTTGAATAGTAGCATATGGAGCTTACCTGAaggtgaaaacgatatttttccagTTTTGAGACTGAGTTATCACTATCTTCCTCCAGAATTGAAGAGGTGTTTTGCTTATTGTGCAATTTTCCCTCAAGATTATGAATTTACAGAAAGTGAGTTGGTACGTTTGTGGATGGCAGAAGGTTTCATTGAGCATGGAGAAATGGAAGAGACAGGAGGCAAGTACTTCCGTGAGCTTGTTTCGAGGTCATTTTTCCAATTATTTAGTAATGATGATTCTAAATATGTTATGCATGACCTCATTCATGAGCTAGGACAATGGGCTGCTGGTGAAACTTGCTTTCGAAAGGAAGATCACGTAGAGGAACCTAACGAATGCCAAAGAATTACAAGGGCTCGCCATTCGTCTTATAATCGCGGTGAGCGTGTTGGAATCAAAAAGTTCAAGGCTTTTCATGAAGGGAAGTGTTTGAGGTCTTTCCTTCCGCTTCCGATCAATCCT TCTCTTAGTGGATATCACATTTCTGAGCTTCCTGATTCAATTGGTGATCTAAAACATTTAAGGTATCTCGACCTTTCTTACACTCTCATTGGAAGCTTACCTGAATCAACAAGTTCATTATACAATTTACAAAGTTTTATATTGAGGGATTGTTCTTGCCTGAAAAAGCTGCCATCACGAATATGCAATTTAATCAATCTACGACATCTGGAGATTAtgcatgtagaatt GGTGAGTGAGTTGATAAATTTCAAATCTTTAAGAGGATCACTAAGCATTTCAAATTTGGAGACTGTTACAGATGCTGGGGATGCCAGGGATGCCCATTTGAACGAGAAGCAGAGTTTAAATGATTTGGTGTTGAAATGGAATTCCAATTTCGATATATCTCGAGATGCTGCAAACGAAAAGATAGTACTCGACATGCTCAGACCAAATGAAAAGCTTGAAGAGCTCTCTATCAAATACTACGCAGGTGTTGAGTTTCCACTTTGGTTAGGAGATATTTCTTTCTCTAACATCAAGTCCATAAGCTTAGAGAATTGTGAAAATGCCACATGTTTGCCACCTCTTGGGAAACTATCTCATCTTAAATAG